The following are encoded together in the Gemmatimonadaceae bacterium genome:
- the paaZ gene encoding phenylacetic acid degradation bifunctional protein PaaZ, producing MLTLMNYAHGAWVQGTGKTADLFHAVTGEKIGEAGSGGLDFKSMADYARTVGGPAMRALTFHQRAAMLKALAKYLMERKDAFYVLSAATGATKADSWVDIDGGIGTFFAYSSRGRREFPNETFHVEGPTEPLSKTGSFVGRHICVPLEGVAIHINAFNFPVWGMMEKLAPALLAGMPCIVKPATATSFLTEAVFRAMIDSAILPPGAIQLICGSAGDLLSHVNEQDAVAFTGSAATGQMLKESRAIVEHSVRFNMEADSLNCSILGPDAVPGTEEFELFIKEVTREMTGKAGQKCTAIRRTIVPAGMEEDVVKALRGRLEKTTIGDPAVEGVRMGPLASKGQVRDVGANADRIRSATELVYGGGDFAVVGADREKGAFFGPILMVCDDPFSHHEPHDIEAFGPVNTVMPYRTLDDAVALAKLGRGSLCGSLVTADAAVARTVILGTAAYHGRMLVLDRSSAKESTGHGSPLPNLVHGGPGRAGGGEEMGGGRGVLHYMQRTAIQGSPSVLTAITREWTTGAAQTTDTVHPFRKTFDELQVGDTLITGTRTITLDDVVQFAELSGDKFYAHMNDDEARSNGVFEGRVAHGYFIVSAAAGLFVDPALGPVLANYGMEKLRFTKPVYPGDTIHVRLTVKQKTAKDTPEGGIPQGVVEWDVEVRNQHDEAVAVYSILTLVRRSAVAA from the coding sequence ATGTTGACGCTCATGAACTACGCCCATGGGGCGTGGGTCCAGGGGACCGGTAAGACCGCCGACCTGTTTCACGCCGTCACTGGCGAGAAGATCGGCGAGGCCGGCAGCGGCGGTCTCGATTTCAAGTCGATGGCCGACTATGCCCGCACGGTCGGCGGGCCGGCGATGCGGGCGCTGACGTTTCATCAGCGTGCGGCGATGCTCAAGGCGCTGGCCAAGTACCTGATGGAGCGCAAGGACGCATTCTATGTCCTCTCGGCCGCGACGGGCGCCACGAAGGCCGACAGTTGGGTGGATATCGATGGCGGCATCGGCACGTTCTTCGCGTACTCAAGTCGCGGTCGCCGCGAGTTCCCCAACGAGACGTTCCATGTGGAAGGGCCCACGGAGCCGCTGTCGAAAACCGGTTCCTTTGTGGGTCGGCACATTTGCGTGCCGCTGGAAGGCGTGGCGATTCACATCAACGCGTTCAACTTCCCGGTGTGGGGCATGATGGAAAAGCTGGCGCCGGCATTGTTGGCAGGCATGCCGTGCATCGTGAAGCCGGCCACTGCCACCAGCTTTCTGACAGAAGCGGTGTTTCGCGCGATGATCGATTCGGCCATCCTGCCGCCAGGCGCAATACAGCTGATTTGCGGGAGTGCCGGCGACCTGTTGTCGCACGTAAACGAGCAGGACGCAGTGGCGTTCACCGGCTCGGCCGCGACGGGGCAGATGCTGAAGGAGAGTCGTGCCATCGTCGAGCATTCGGTGCGCTTCAACATGGAAGCGGACTCCCTCAACTGTTCCATTTTGGGGCCCGATGCGGTGCCGGGCACCGAAGAGTTTGAACTGTTCATCAAGGAAGTGACGCGCGAAATGACGGGCAAGGCCGGCCAGAAATGTACGGCCATCCGTCGCACCATCGTGCCCGCCGGCATGGAAGAGGATGTGGTGAAGGCGCTGCGCGGACGTCTGGAGAAGACCACGATTGGCGATCCGGCCGTGGAAGGCGTGCGCATGGGGCCGCTGGCCAGCAAAGGACAGGTGCGTGACGTGGGTGCGAACGCCGACCGGATTCGTTCGGCGACTGAATTGGTGTACGGCGGTGGTGATTTCGCGGTGGTGGGTGCGGACCGGGAGAAGGGGGCGTTCTTCGGACCCATCCTGATGGTGTGCGATGACCCCTTCAGTCACCACGAACCGCACGACATTGAAGCGTTCGGTCCGGTCAACACGGTCATGCCGTACCGCACGCTGGACGACGCGGTGGCATTGGCCAAGCTCGGACGCGGTTCGCTGTGCGGGTCGCTGGTCACGGCCGATGCAGCGGTGGCGCGGACGGTGATTCTGGGGACGGCCGCGTATCATGGGCGCATGCTGGTGCTCGATCGCAGTAGCGCGAAGGAGAGCACGGGTCACGGTTCGCCGTTGCCGAATCTGGTACACGGCGGACCCGGACGTGCCGGCGGCGGCGAGGAGATGGGCGGCGGACGCGGGGTGCTGCATTACATGCAGCGCACGGCGATTCAGGGAAGTCCCAGCGTGCTCACGGCCATCACCCGTGAATGGACGACGGGCGCGGCACAGACCACCGACACGGTGCATCCGTTTCGCAAGACGTTCGATGAACTGCAGGTGGGCGATACGCTGATCACCGGGACGCGCACCATCACGCTGGATGATGTGGTGCAGTTTGCGGAACTGAGTGGCGACAAGTTCTACGCGCATATGAATGACGACGAAGCGCGTTCCAACGGCGTCTTCGAAGGACGGGTGGCGCACGGGTACTTCATCGTATCGGCGGCGGCCGGGCTGTTCGTGGATCCGGCGTTGGGACCGGTGCTGGCCAACTACGGCATGGAGAAATTGCGGTTCACCAAACCGGTGTATCCGGGTGACACGATTCACGTGCGCCTGACGGTGAAGCAGAAGACCGCCAAGGACACGCCGGAGGGTGGCATTCCGCAGGGTGTGGTGGAGTGGGATGTCGAGGTGCGCAATCAGCATGACGAAGCGGTTGCGGTGTACTCGATCCTCACGTTGGTGCGCCGCAGCGCAGTGGCCGCGTGA
- a CDS encoding transferase hexapeptide repeat family protein produces MIYAFDGFVPVIHESAFVHPQAAVTGNVIIGRDVYVGPGAAIRGDWGGIVIEDGCNVQENCTIHMFPGVVVVLEAGAHIGHGAIVHGARIGANALIGMNAVIMDNAVVGSGCVVGALCFVPTGMEIPPRKVVVGNPAKIVKDVSDEMLEWKSAGTQLYQQLPAAMRAGWTVVEPLRELPANRPTQSGILKNWLDTKSGTV; encoded by the coding sequence ATGATTTATGCGTTTGACGGTTTCGTGCCGGTGATACACGAGAGCGCATTCGTGCACCCGCAAGCGGCGGTGACCGGTAACGTGATCATCGGTCGCGACGTCTACGTGGGTCCGGGCGCGGCCATTCGCGGCGACTGGGGCGGCATCGTGATTGAGGATGGCTGCAACGTGCAGGAGAATTGCACCATCCACATGTTCCCGGGCGTGGTGGTCGTGCTTGAGGCCGGCGCCCACATCGGACACGGCGCCATCGTGCATGGCGCGCGGATCGGCGCCAACGCGCTGATCGGGATGAACGCGGTGATCATGGACAACGCCGTGGTCGGGAGCGGCTGTGTCGTGGGGGCGCTCTGTTTTGTGCCCACCGGCATGGAGATCCCGCCACGCAAGGTGGTGGTGGGCAATCCGGCAAAGATCGTGAAGGACGTGAGCGACGAGATGCTGGAGTGGAAGTCGGCGGGCACGCAGCTGTACCAGCAATTGCCGGCCGCGATGCGCGCCGGGTGGACCGTCGTCGAGCCGTTGCGCGAACTGCCGGCCAACCGCCCCACCCAGTCCGGCATCCTGAAGAATTGGTTGGACACGAAGTCCGGCACCGTGTGA
- a CDS encoding hotdog fold thioesterase yields the protein MDDTPIRPARDVVDQLMGTDAFSQWLGIEILEAQTGHAVVRMTVRDEMVNGFGTSHGGIVFSLADSAFAFAINAGGFLSVAIDCFVSFPVAVRPGDVLTATATEDSTSNRLAFCVVTVRNQDDVTVGHFRGTGYRTARPHLPTP from the coding sequence ATGGATGACACGCCGATTCGTCCCGCCCGCGACGTGGTCGATCAGCTCATGGGCACCGACGCGTTCTCGCAGTGGCTGGGGATTGAGATTCTCGAGGCGCAGACGGGACACGCCGTCGTGCGCATGACGGTGCGTGACGAGATGGTGAATGGTTTCGGCACGTCACACGGCGGCATCGTGTTTTCGCTGGCCGACAGCGCGTTCGCGTTTGCGATCAACGCCGGCGGATTTCTCAGCGTGGCCATTGACTGCTTTGTCAGCTTTCCCGTGGCGGTGCGTCCCGGTGATGTGCTGACGGCGACGGCGACCGAAGACAGCACCAGCAACCGACTGGCATTCTGTGTGGTGACCGTGCGCAATCAGGACGACGTGACGGTTGGCCATTTTCGCGGCACCGGATATCGCACGGCCCGACCCCATCTCCCGACTCCATGA
- a CDS encoding 3-hydroxybutyryl-CoA dehydrogenase, translating to MTLPAIGVVGAGAMGAGIAQVAAVHGHDVWLADAQSSALTKARASHAGVLARDVEKGRRTRAEADAVLARIRYVDGVDDARLQTLSTCGFVIEAIVEQLAAKQALLRALEAVVSPEAMLASNTSSLSIAALGGACTHAERVVGVHFFNPAPLMPLVEIIPAISTSPAVTDAAGHLARSWGKTTVTAKDTPGFLVNRVARPFYGESLRMLDEGMADAATIDWALTTLGGFRMGPFALMDMIGNDVNFAVSCSVYEHTFHDPRYRPSVTQQRMVEAGWLGKKSGRGYYRYDEGAAAPEAVTDSALGQAIVNRVLAMLVNEAVSAEEMGLASAADIETAMTKGVNYPRGLLSWGDQIGPANVLDELERLQREFGDPRYRPAPRLRMVARQPGGRLLDG from the coding sequence ATGACACTCCCGGCAATCGGTGTCGTCGGCGCGGGCGCGATGGGCGCCGGCATTGCCCAGGTCGCGGCGGTGCACGGACATGATGTGTGGCTGGCGGACGCCCAGTCGTCGGCGCTGACCAAGGCTCGCGCCTCACATGCGGGTGTTCTGGCGCGCGATGTCGAAAAGGGCCGTCGCACCCGCGCCGAGGCGGATGCGGTGCTGGCGCGCATTCGCTATGTGGATGGCGTGGACGATGCGCGTTTGCAGACTCTGTCGACGTGCGGGTTCGTGATCGAGGCTATCGTGGAGCAACTGGCCGCGAAACAGGCGCTCTTGCGCGCGCTCGAAGCGGTGGTGTCGCCGGAGGCCATGCTGGCAAGCAACACGTCGTCGCTGTCGATTGCCGCGCTTGGTGGCGCGTGCACCCATGCGGAACGGGTGGTGGGAGTGCACTTCTTCAATCCGGCGCCATTGATGCCGCTGGTGGAGATCATCCCGGCCATTTCGACGTCGCCGGCGGTGACCGACGCGGCGGGTCACCTGGCGCGATCATGGGGGAAGACGACCGTGACGGCCAAAGACACACCCGGCTTCCTGGTCAATCGCGTCGCGCGTCCGTTTTACGGCGAATCGTTGCGCATGCTGGACGAGGGCATGGCCGACGCGGCGACGATCGACTGGGCGTTGACGACCCTTGGTGGATTTCGCATGGGGCCTTTCGCGCTGATGGACATGATCGGCAACGATGTGAACTTCGCGGTGTCCTGCTCGGTGTACGAACACACGTTTCACGACCCGCGGTATCGGCCATCGGTGACACAGCAACGGATGGTGGAAGCGGGGTGGCTGGGGAAGAAGTCGGGGCGTGGATACTACCGCTACGACGAGGGCGCGGCGGCGCCAGAGGCGGTCACTGATTCAGCGCTTGGTCAGGCCATCGTCAACCGAGTGCTGGCGATGCTGGTGAACGAGGCGGTGTCGGCCGAGGAGATGGGTCTCGCGAGCGCTGCCGACATCGAGACGGCGATGACGAAAGGCGTCAACTATCCGCGCGGATTGCTGTCGTGGGGCGACCAGATCGGCCCGGCCAACGTGCTGGACGAACTTGAACGGCTGCAGCGCGAGTTCGGCGATCCGCGCTATCGCCCGGCGCCCCGCCTCCGGATGGTCGCACGACAGCCCGGTGGACGGTTGCTGGATGGATGA
- a CDS encoding 2-(1,2-epoxy-1,2-dihydrophenyl)acetyl-CoA isomerase, producing MSDHASGIPREPTLLVTQRDGVLTLTLNRPDVLNSFTRAMAQALQNALHHAANDPLVRAVLITGAGRGFCAGQDLAEALPQGDGPMPDIGEFVKTSYNPIIRGIRHLEKPVICAVNGVAAGAGANLAFACDITIAAEDAVFVESFAKLGLIPDTSGTFFVPRLAGVQRATGMFFLAEKVPAAKAKEWGLIWDVVPHAVLMEAAYTMAHTLATQATRGFGLTKRALNASFANSLDEQLEVEAQAMHEAGRTADYEEGVRAFLEKRKPVYRGA from the coding sequence ATGAGTGATCATGCGAGCGGTATCCCGCGCGAGCCAACCTTGCTGGTGACCCAGCGTGACGGGGTGCTGACCCTCACGCTCAATCGTCCCGACGTCCTGAACAGTTTCACCCGGGCGATGGCGCAGGCGCTGCAAAACGCGTTGCATCATGCCGCGAATGATCCGCTGGTTCGCGCCGTGTTGATTACGGGCGCCGGCCGTGGATTCTGTGCGGGGCAGGATCTGGCAGAAGCATTGCCCCAGGGTGACGGACCAATGCCGGATATCGGCGAGTTCGTGAAGACGAGCTACAACCCGATCATTCGGGGCATACGGCATCTGGAGAAGCCGGTGATCTGCGCCGTGAACGGCGTGGCTGCCGGTGCCGGCGCCAACCTGGCATTCGCCTGTGACATAACCATTGCCGCGGAAGATGCGGTGTTTGTGGAGAGCTTTGCCAAGCTGGGACTGATTCCCGATACCAGCGGGACGTTCTTTGTGCCGCGATTGGCGGGGGTGCAACGCGCCACCGGCATGTTCTTCCTGGCGGAGAAAGTCCCGGCGGCGAAAGCGAAAGAGTGGGGACTGATCTGGGACGTGGTGCCGCACGCGGTGTTGATGGAGGCGGCCTATACGATGGCGCACACGCTGGCGACGCAGGCCACGCGCGGATTCGGGCTGACCAAGCGAGCCCTCAACGCCTCGTTCGCCAACTCGCTGGATGAGCAATTGGAGGTTGAGGCACAGGCGATGCACGAGGCCGGTCGAACGGCGGACTATGAAGAGGGCGTGCGCGCGTTTCTGGAGAAGCGCAAACCCGTGTATCGCGGCGCATGA